The genomic window TGCCAAATACGAATTGCTGTACAATCCGCTGTTCGCGGTGATGGGCACGCTCACCGGACAAATTTTCATCAAACGCCAGGATTCCGAACGCGCCGTGGCCACGCTCAACCGCGCGTATGAAAAGATTCAGCGGCAGGGGCTGTCGTTGTACGTCGCGCCGGAAGGCACGCGCATCGTCGGCGGCAAAATCGGGGCGTTCAAAAAGGGGGCGTTTCGCATGGCGATCGATCTGCGCTACCCGATCGTGCCGATTCATTTCGCCGGCGCGCGTCAACTGTGTCCCGGCAAGACTTTGAAGGTCAAGCCGGGGGTGGTGACGATTCGCTTTTACCCCGTCATCGAAACCAGTTCGTGGACGCTGGAAAATTTGGATGAACACATTGCGGCGATTCGGCAGGAATATATTCGTTGGGAGCAGGAATTTGACGAGGCGGTCAGCCGTTAAAAGATCATGGTGCCACGTGCTTCCATCGTTGCGCCAATTCTGCGACGCGTTTGCCCAAGGCTTCACCTTTTCGCAAAAAGTGCTCATCGACTTTTCCCGCCTGTTTCTCG from candidate division KSB1 bacterium includes these protein-coding regions:
- a CDS encoding 1-acyl-sn-glycerol-3-phosphate acyltransferase — protein: MTTATVLTLTIGMILLTLLSILTLGQAKNFVIAVFSRSIGHLVLFFAGVKVHFVGGPISRPAIYISNHSSTLDLFLILVLGLPKVRYIAKYELLYNPLFAVMGTLTGQIFIKRQDSERAVATLNRAYEKIQRQGLSLYVAPEGTRIVGGKIGAFKKGAFRMAIDLRYPIVPIHFAGARQLCPGKTLKVKPGVVTIRFYPVIETSSWTLENLDEHIAAIRQEYIRWEQEFDEAVSR